One Vicia villosa cultivar HV-30 ecotype Madison, WI linkage group LG5, Vvil1.0, whole genome shotgun sequence genomic window, CATCAACTCCACCAAATCAACATTAAAGCATCACTTCCATATAAAGGACCTTGGCAAGCTGAAATACTTCTTAGGACTGGAAATCGCACGAAGCTCTGCAGGAATCAATATCTGCCAACGCAAGTACACACTAGATTTGCTCTCTAGCACTGGATTATTAGCATTTAAGCCAGCCTCAACACCAATGACAAGAGACACAAGACTCAAAACCAATGAAGGAACACCATTACAAAATCCAACTTCATACAGAAGACTTGTTGGACAGCTCATTTACCTACTCAACACTCGCCCAGATATCTCTTACTCTATACAACAGCTGAGCCAGCATATGATTGCACCCACTGATCTTCATTACAATGCAGCCTTTCGCGTGCTCCGCTACCTCAAGACCAATCCCGCTCAAGGCCTTTTTTACCCCAGCAAATCTTCCATACAACTGAAAGCCTTTTCTGATTCCGATTGGGCAACTTACCCAGACACACGAAAATCATTTACTGGCTACTGCATATACCTTGGAGAATCATTAATATCATGGAAATCGAAAAAGCAACCAACAGTTTCTCGCAGCTCTACCGAGGCAGAATACCGTGCAATGGCTTCCACGGTCTGTGAACTACAATGGCTAACAAATATCATGAATCAACTTCCCATCACCACCAAAACACCAGCCCTACTATACTGTGACAACGCTTCCGCAAGACACATCGCTACAAACTCCTCCTTCCACGAAAGAACCAAACACATCGACCTAGATTGTCACCTTGTCCGTGAAAAACTGCGCAACGGTCTATTCCATCTTTTACCTGTCTCATCTTCACAACAACTAGCTGACGTTTTCACCAAACCGTTGGACTTGCAACCTTTTCTTTCTAACATCTCTAAGCTTGGACTTCACTCTATATATCTTCCAACTTATGGGGGGGTATTAACAGAATAAACAACTTTCCCTTTGTAGTATATCTATTAGTTATATTTAGATGGTTCTTCACATTGGGCCTTAAGGGTCTTTTTATGTAAACAAAGGCCCAACCTTCTCTTATATAAGGTGGACCATTCTATACTCTTGTACACATAAcagtaataataattatttctTATTCATACATTGAAAGGATCCAACAGGCCAATATTCAATTTCTTGGGCTGTAATAGGCatcattgtgacacctctttgtgaTCTTTTCGATTGAGTATCATTCATTTGAGTTTCATTCGCACAAATATCATTTGTTTGAGTTTCTTCGCTAGTATCTGAAGAACTCGACAAGGTCGACATCTAtgttcaaaaacaacaacaaccacaacaaaaaaacaacaacaaccacaacaaaaaaacaacaacaacataaacaacaagtacataaacaacaaccacaacataaacaataacaacaacaacaaccacaacaatgACAAATGAAGTTTACTGTAGATGCATGGGAAAATATTTTACGTATCCTAAACGTGATGACTAAATAAATGATGAGAATACAACGGTGTTGGTGTTGATGTTGTCTTTCTTCCTTACAGTAACGACAATGTTATTGTTGTCTTCCTTCTTGACGGTGACAACGGTGTTGGTGTACTCAATAATCCCACGTTGCATGTTAAATGAATTTTACATACATTTAGCTGACTCAATAATGAAATGTTGCATAAGTTAACGTTTTTTCTTGAGCGACTTATGAAATAGATTTAATAAGCTAAACATAGTTGTATAAAGGAACCACAATgacacatttttttttattaagagactaaaataaaattgaaaataaaattccaGAATCTGAGTAACTAATTATGCCTAAATAAAAACTTAAATGTCAAAAGGCCGGTTTTTAGTACTGAGTGGTAAACCAtttattttttacatatttttttgaaatttaagtaTATAAAGATTAAAATGTATTTAagtcaaattaaataaatatatttacgaTAGTGTTTTGAAAAACTAAAATCAcagtttcaaaaaaaaaaaaccgcgAAAAACAATCGGTAATATTCACTTGGGCGCGCATTTAAAATTAATTGGGTCCTACTGTTCTGAAAATCTGGAATTGAAGGAAAAGCATTATCGTGGAATGAAAGCAAGATCGTAACCGTCTATCGTTTTGTTCTCATAGGAATGTAATGTAACGGCTAGAGGAGTGACACGTCCTCAATCCGCGAATAACTATAGTAACCAATAGTAATGCGAGAACCTTCTCGTATATATTAATCACCGCAACATTCTTCACTCAACCACCGCAAGTATTCAATTTGCATCTAATTTCATTTCCAATCCTCAAACCTAAGTTCTCAATTTCTTCAATGGCGCCAAAGGGAGAGAAGAAGCCTGCTGAGAAGAAACCCGCAGAGGAGAAAAAGACCACTGTTGCCGAGAAGGCTCCTGCTGAGAAGAAGCCAAAGGCCGGAAAGAAGCTACCTAAGGACGGTGGTGCCGCCGCCGGagacaagaaaaagaagagaaacaaGAAGAGTGTGGAGACATACAAGATCTACATCTTCAAGGTTCTGAAACAAGTTCACCCAGACATTGGTATCTCAAGCAAGGCCATGGGTATCATGAACAGTTTCATCAACGACATCTTCGAGAAGCTTGCTGCTGAATCATCAAGACTTgcaaggtacaacaagaagccaACTATCACTTCAAGGGAAATTCAGACTGCTGTCAGGCTTGTGTTGCCCGGAGAATTGGCCAAACATGCCGTCTCCGAGGGTACCAAAGCTGTGACTAAGTTCACTAGTTCTTAGATTTTGtatattttcttgtttttgtttgtCCCGTTGTTTTTGAACTTTTATCTTTTGTAAGTTGGAAATGATATATCTTTCCTATATATGAAAATGGTGGATAATATGGTTTAATTGTGTTTAAACTTGAATCATTGTTGTTCTCTAATGAGTTTTAGTTTGCTGAAAACTATGGATCTTGGTTTCTTTTAAGAAGATTATTTTAGAATCTGTTATTATCATGATGATCAATGAAAATTGTCACCCTTAATCAATTACATTATATTGCAAATCAATGAAATTTGATATACAACTTGGTGATTGTTGAGTATAGGTTAAACAATGAGGCATTTAACAACGTGTGCCATGTTCTAACCCAACATATTCAGAAGGAAATAAGGTTTTGATGAAAGATTCTCCTTGTAATGTCTGAACCCAAGCCAAATTGGATATGAGccctatttaataatatattagttatttaaaaaaaaatccaataataaCATTTAAATTTAATCAGGGAATTATTTCATAAAACTAATTTTGAAGTTTACAAGCTAGCTCTCATTTGCACTCAACTCCCTCTTAATACATATCTTTATGCAAATTTCTATGTAAAAAGTATTATTTACATTCGGTTGATCTTAATGTCTGTTATGAAAATAAGCAAAGGAAAATAACATTTTGATTGTGGACTTTTGGTAAGTTTTGTTACGGGTGACAAGGTGTAAACAAAAATCCAAGCATTCAATTCAATTATAAACGTTTGCTACTAATTTGATATTGCTCAGTTTTAAAACCTCCTCAAGAATTAAG contains:
- the LOC131601972 gene encoding probable histone H2B.1, producing the protein MAPKGEKKPAEKKPAEEKKTTVAEKAPAEKKPKAGKKLPKDGGAAAGDKKKKRNKKSVETYKIYIFKVLKQVHPDIGISSKAMGIMNSFINDIFEKLAAESSRLARYNKKPTITSREIQTAVRLVLPGELAKHAVSEGTKAVTKFTSS